The Pseudomonadota bacterium sequence TCAGGTATATTACCTTCCGAACGGTCCTTGCGATTCTTTCGGCCCTTGTTATAAGCTTTTTTCTTACCCCCTTCATGATCAGGAAATTCAACGAGTGGAAGATAAAGAGCGACAAGCGGGAGGATCTGCCTGACAGGCATATGGAGAAAAAGGGAACCCCTACTATGGGTGGGTTTGTGATCCTTGTATCTACTATTATCCCCACACTGTTATGGTCTGATTTAAGAAACCCCTACGTCTGGATAGTAACCTTTGCGCTTCTGTCTTTTGGGGGCATTGGTTTTATGGATGACATAAAAAAGCTGAAGAATGAACGCGGCAAAGGTGTGCCGGGCAGAACAAAGCTTATTTTCCAAATCTTCTTTACACTTGTCGTGGGTGCACTGTTGTACATGAAAGGCGGTTTTATAACAGGACTTACCGTGCCTTTTTTTAAAAATATTACCCCTGATCTCGGCATATTCTATATCCTTCTATGCGTGCTTATCGTTGTCGGCACCTCGAATGGGGTAAACCTCACAGACGGACTTGACGGGCTGGCAATAGGGCCTGTTTTAACTGTATGCTCGACTTTTATGCTCTTTGCCTACCTTGCCGGTAATGTGAAATTTGCACAGTATCTGCAAATATTTTACGTGAAGGGCGCCGGGGAGCTTACGATATTATGCGGGGCCATGCTGGGCGCAGGCATAGGTTTCCTCTGGTATAATACCTATCCTGCAGAATTATTTATGGGTGATACAGGTTCTTTGTCGCTGGGTGCATCACTTGCTGTTATTGCCATTATCATAAAACAGGAGATTTTGCTTGTAATCGTAGGCGGGATATTCGTGGTAGAAACTTTATCGGTAATTATCCAGGTGCTTTCCTTTAAATGGAGGGGAAAGCGGGTTTTCAGAATGGCGCCTATACACCATCACTATGAGTTGAAGGGGTGGAATGAGGGGAAGATTGTAGTGCGTTTCTGGATCATCTCTTTCATACTGGCGCTTCTGGCGCTGAGCACGCTAAAACTGAGGTGAGGAAAATGTTCAAGGCTTACAGCTCACAGTTCGCTTTTTATATTCTCGCAGGTTTTTGTCTTGTATCTCGAACAAGAGGGGTGGCAATATGAACCTTCCGGATAATATACTCATTGTCGGTCTCGGAAAAACAGGTGTTGCAACGGCAAAATTTTTAAGCAGCATGGGGAAAAAGATTGTCATTATTGATACAAAAAGAGAAGAAGAGCTGACAGAAGCGCTCAAGGAACTGCAAGATATTGAATTTGAAGGTCGTTTCGGCAGTAACAACAGAGAGGATTTCCTCGGTTACCCGCTTATAGTCATAAGCCCCGGGGTTGACAGCGAGATGCCTTATCTTCATGAGGCTCGCAAAAGCGGGGCAAAGATTATAGGTGAAATTGAGCTTGCATCTTTATTTGTGAAAGAACCGATTATTGCAATAACGGGGACAAACGGGAAGACCACCGTGACCTCCCTTATCGGCGAAATATTTGATAGAGCATGCGGATCTGTTTTTGTGGGCGGCAATATCGGCAATCCCCTTATAAACTATGTGCTGGAAGGGAAAAAGGCAAAATATGTCATACTTGAAATTAGCAGTTTCCAGCTTGAGACGATTGAAACCTTTCGCCCGGATACGGCAGTTCTTTTGAATCTTACCGAAGACCACCTCGACAGATACAGGAGCTTTGACGAATACAAGGCCGCAAAGTACAGGATCTTTGAAAACCAGCAGGAGACAGACTGGGCCATATTTAATAAAGACCTCTCCATCGAGAGAGAGATAAAGGCAAAGACACTTTTTTTTAAAAGTAATACGATATTAAAAGAAGGGGCCTTTTTCTTCAACGACTTTATGTTCGTCAGGCTGATGGGAAGAGAAACCACATATAAAAGAGATATATCACCGCTTGTGGGCATTCATAACACGGAAAATATCCTCTCAGCGCTCCTTGTATCACATATATATGGCATTGAGCAGGGTGTTATCGAAGAGACGCTTAAAGGCTTCAGGGGACTGCCCCACAGGGTTGAGCTTGTGAGGGAATTGGGGGGGGTAAGGTTCTATAATGATTCAAAAGCTACAAACGTAGATGCTACAAAAAGGGCTTTGGAAAGCATGGAAAAAAATGTGGTGCTTATTGCAGGCGGTAAAGATAAGGGCGGGAGTTATAAAATCATGGGAGACCTCATGAAAAAGGTAAAAACCATGATACTTATAGGAGAGGCGAGCCAACGGATATCGGATGAACTGGGCGGACACACAAAAACTTACATTGAAGACGATTTGAGCGCCGCAATAAAGAAGGCATATGAAATTGCCGGGGATGGCGATACAGTCCTTTTTTCTCCTATGTGCAGCAGCTTTGATATGTTTAAAGACTACAAAGAGAGGGGGAACATATTTAAGGAAATGGTGGAATCGCTTTGAAAAAGATATTTGTTTATATCGCAGCCTCTATTCTGCTCTACGGCTTTTTCCGTGAGCTTAATGTTGTTAAGGTCCTGATGATCTGTCTTGGCCTCGGAACTGCTTATCTTATATATCTCATCCCGGCAAGGCATATTGCTGCAATGAAATACCCCTTTATATGTTTTGCCCTTGCTGTGACGGCTTTTTTCTTTGTATATCCGAAGATAAACATCCAATATCCTTTTGATGCCCTTATTGTATTTGTCTCTTTTTACGGATTAACCTTCTATTTGATTACGATTGAGGAAAAAGGAAAAAGCTTGTTCAAAGAGATTGCAGCCCTTTCAATCCTTTTTCTTTCCTCTGCTTTTAATCTTTTTATGATCGGAAAACCGCTTTTTATCATCCCTATGTCCATCGCTGCCGTGCTTTTCCTTTTCGTAATCGGTAAGAACCGTCTAATTCCCTTCATAGCAGCATATACAGTGGTTATTATCATAGCCCTGCTTCTTTTTAACAAGGGTGTTTCAATGCTTGGAGATGGGGTAAAGATAAACGATGTTGAGAAATATTTGCTTTTGGCGGCATCCTTTGGTTTTTTGGTCACAGGTTTTATCGGATTTGTAAAAAAGAGCAATTTCATCAAGCTCATAGTCTTTTTCGGGTTCCTTTATATCGCAACGGATATTTTTATGGTGCTGGGGCTAAGACTTTCAACCGGGCTTCTGTATCAGCCTGTAACAGCCCTTCTTATATTGACGCCGCTTATCGGAATAATGCTCAAAGCGGAAAAGGAGCGTATATGAAACTCATCATATCGGCAGGCGGGACAGGGGGGCATATCTTTCCCGGGATTGCCGTGGCTGAGACATTTGTTGCGCAAGGGCAGGATAACCAGGTGGCATTCATCGGGACGACTTACGGACTTGAGAGTAAAATTATCCCCCAGTATGGCTTCAGACTCCTTTTTGTTGAGGCGCGCCAGTTTTTGGGTAGAAGCGCAGTGTATAAGATTGCCACGCTCTTTTATATCCTGAAAGGCATATGTACATGCATGAGGGTGATAAAAAGGGAGAAACCGGATGCAATTCTCGGGATGGGCGGTTTTACATCCGTACCGGTCATATTTGCAGGAGCTATCCTTGGCGTACCGGTCTTTCTGCACGAGCAGAATGCCGAGCCCGGGCTTGCGAATAAGGTGCTTTCAAAATATGCAAAGGCAACTTTTGTCAGTTTTGAAGAGTCAAGTCAGCTCCTGAAAAGTAAAAACGTATATTATACAGGCAATCCTGTGAGAAAGGCTGTGAAAGTTCCCAGGGAGATAAAAAACGATGAAACATTCGGGATTTTCGTTTTTGGGGGAAGTAGAGGGGCAAAAAGTATCAACGAGTCGGTTCTTTCCTTATTGCCTTACATGGAGGGATACAAAAATGCCATTATTTATCATCAGACAGGGGCAGAAGACTATACACGACTTAAAGAAGCATATGAAAAAACGGAAATAGGACACGAGGTTTTTCCTTTTACCGACAACATGGCTCATTACTACAATCGGTCCGACGTAGTTATATCGAGAGCAGGCGCCTCAACAATCTTTGAGCTTGCATATTTCAGGAAAGCAGCAATACTCATACCATATCCATTTTCTGCAGGTCAGCATCAATGGAAAAATGCCTCCCATGTGGAGAATGCCGGCGGGGGATACATAATAGGAAATGATGAGGCAACCGGAGAAAGGCTTCATGGTGTCATAAAACACCTCATGAATGAGCCGGTGTTGCTGAAGCAGATGGGCGAAAATATCGGTAGGCTATATGTGGATGATGCGCAAGACAGAATCATTGCAAAGATGCAGGAAGAGGTAGAAGGGAAAAGAAAATAGCTTACAGTTCACGGAAAAGGCAAAAGGCCGGATGCCTTGGAACCAAATATGTGAACCGTGAACGGACAATCGTAGACAGGGGTTGAATATGGTTCTTCACAAGATAGAGAAGATACATTTTGTCGGCATTGGCGGTATCGGGATGAGCGGTATTGCGGAAGTGCTGTTGAATCTCGACTTTACCGTTACAGGCTCGGATATAAGGAAGACCGATACCACCGAAAGGCTTGAGCAGCTTGGCGCAAAAATATTTTATGGTCATAAAAAAGAAAATATTGAGGATGCTGACGTGGTTGTTATATCATCGGCGGTAAAACCTGACAACCCGGAAATACAAAAGGCAAAAGAGATTTTTGTTCCTGTAATACAGAGGGCCGAAATGCTTGCTGAACTAATGAGGATGAAATATAGTGTTGCCGTAGCAGGCTCACACGGGAAAACAACAACAACCTCAATAGTTTCGACGATCCTCGGACATGCAGGCCTGGACCCGACATGCGTTATTGGCGGAAAGTTGAACAGCCTCGGCAGCAATGCAAAACTTGGCGACAGCAAATTCCTGGTGGCAGAAGCGGATGAAAGCGATGGGACATTTCTCCTTCTTTTTCCGACTATTGCCGTGACAACAAACATAGATCTTGAGCATCTCGATTTCTATAAGGATATTCACGATATAAAGGCTGCCTTTTTAACCTTTCTCAATAAAGTGCCTTTTTACGGGCTTGACATCATATGCATCGATAATGCGAATGTCCAGAGCCTTATCCCTCAATTGAAGCGAAGGTATATGACCTACGGACTTTCAAAACAAGCAGACCTGAGGGCAGAGGGTGTTACGTATAATGAAGCAGGGACAGCTTTTAAGGTAGTATATAAGGGGTATGAACTGGGCGCTATCAAACTTGCCATGCCCGGCATCCATAATGTTGTTAATGCGCTGGCTGCGTGCGGCGTTGGTATAGAGCTTGATATTCCTTTTTATAAAATCGCGGAAGCGCTGGAAACATTTTCAGGCGTCCAGAGGAGGCTTGAAGTAAAATGGGACGGACACATAAAGCTCATTGACGATTACGGGCATCACCCCACAGAGGTTAAGGCCACGCTGTCGGCAATAAGGAAGATATGCAAAAAAAGGATTATCGTCGCATTTCAGCCTCACAGATACACGAGAACAAAGGCATTGATGGATGATTTTATAACCTCATTCAATGAAGCTGATATTCTGATAGTTACTGAGATATATGCAGCTTCTGAAGAAAAAATAGAGGGTATCAGCGGGATGATCTTTGCAGAAAATATACGCGCCAGCGGGCACAAGAATGTGTTCTTTGCCCCGACAAAGGAAGATGCGGCTGAAAAAATTCTGGAACTCGCACAGGCCGGTGATACGGTTGTTGCCCTCGGTGCAGGCGATATTAATAAGATCTGCGACAGACTCAAAGCGGAATGGGAAAAAGCAGTGAATAGTTGATAGTAAATTGTAAATTGTGAAAGGTAAAAAGCAGGGAAAGATTGAGAGATTGGGGAATAAAAGGGACTGTTTTAACGGATGTGCCCATGAAAAGGTATACATCCATGAAGGTGGGCGGTCCTGTAAAATACCTTGTGTACCCTGCAGATGAGGCTGACCTGCTGAAGGCGATGCGTATTTTAAGAGACGAGGGAGTCAAATACCGGTTTGTAGGCAACGGGACGAATATAATTGTGGATGATAAGGGTTTTAAAGGGGCAATCATAAGGATAACAAAGATAAGGTGTCTTCAGTACAAAAGGACTCAAAAAGGCGCTGTTGTAAAGGTCTCCGGAGGCGCCTCCTTAAAAGGATTTATAAAAGACAGCGCCATACGGGGACTTGCCGGTCTTGAAAAACTATATTGGATACCGGGCACTGTCGGCGGTGGAATCAAGATGAATGCCGGGAGTTTCGGCGTATCCATTTCTGATGTATTGGAAGGTGTGACAGTAGTGAACGATAAGGGGAATATTACAACTTTTGACAAGAAGGCTCTTTCATTCAATTACAGATCATCGCCTGTAAAAATTACGGAATGCGTTATAAATGCTGTTTTCCGGCTAAATTCAGGGGACAGAAATAAGATACAGGAAGACATGGAATATGTTCTTGTTGAAAGAAAAAAGAGGCATCCCATGGAATTTCCTTCTTCCGGTTCCATATTCAGAAGCGTGGGCAAAGAACCCGCATGGCAGTATGTGGAAAAGGCAGGCCTGTGCGGCTTTAGAATCGGCGACGCCTGTGTTTCCGAGAAACATACTAATTTTATTGTGAACCTTGGCCGTGCCACAGCGCACGACATAAAGACGCTTATTGAAAGAATTAAAAAAGAGGTATTTGAAAAACTGGGGGTTGCCCTGGAGGAAGAAGTGGAAATGTGGGGATTTGATTCATGAAAGAAAAAAAGATAGGGGTTCTTATGGGAGGAAAATCTTCGGAAAGGGAGATTTCCCTGAAGAGCGGAAAGGCAATTCTTCAGAGCCTCATACGTTGCGGTTACAACGCCGTAGGGATAGATGCGGAAAATAACCTTGTAGATAGTTTGAAAAAACAGAAAATTCAAGTTGTCTTCATTGCTCTTCACGGCAGATGGGGTGAGGACGGTACAGTACAGGGGCTTCTCGAAATGATGGGCATTCCCTATACCGGTTCAGGTGTGCTCGGTTCGGCTATCTCAATGGATAAGGGAATCATGAAGATGCTGCTGGACAGAATTGGTTTGCCTACTCCTGCCTATGCAGTTTGTCATGCCGGAGATAAAGTTAAGTTCCCTGTGCCTTTTGTTGCAAAACCGGCCAACGAAGGCTCCACAATCGGTATATCAATTGTACGAAACATTAAAGAAAAGGATGAGGCTATCAAAAATGCTCTGAAATACGACAATAAAATCCTGATAGAGAAGTATATCCAGGGGCAGGAAATAACCGTCGGCATAGCAAATAATGAGGTTTTACCTGTAATTCAGGTAAAACCGTTAAAAGGGTTTTATGATTTTGAGGCAAAATACACCAAGGGGATGACGGAATACATCATACCTGCAAAGATCAGTAAAAAAGTTGAGAAAAGGGCGCAGGACTATGCCCTGACAGTATATAAAGCCTTTGGGCTTTCAGGGTGTGCCAGGATTGACATGATGGTAGATGGAGATATCCCGCTTATAATAGATATCAATACCTCTCCGGGCATGACTGAAACATCCCTTGTGCCGAAGGCTTGGGAATATCTCGACAGGTCCTTTGACAACCTTGTTGAAGAAATTATTAAGGGGGCGTCTTTAAAAACATGAAAAAAATCCTGTATATATTTTTTCTTGTGCCTGTATGTATTTTATCCATGCTAACGACAATATACATATTTTCAAAAGACGAGCCGTTGTTCTTCATAAAGAATATCAGAATAAACGGGGCAAGCCAGTTGGAAGATAATGATATTATGGGCAGGATATCCCCTTTTATGCGTGGGAACCTGTTCAGGATAGATGTTCAAAAGATCAAAGAGGTCGTTACGTCGCATCCATTTGTAAAAGAGGTAAGGATAAAGAGGGTTTTCCCCTTTTCCATTATTATAGACGTGAAAGAAAAAACGCCCTCTGCCCTATGGGTGAATAACGAGGGCGTTATCAGTGTACTTGATGAATACGGAGAACCTTATAAAAGGTTAACAAAAGGTGAAATAAAAAATATGTTTGTTATTAATGCCGGAAATAAGACGGATGTAAAGAGTCTATACAGGGAAACGAATGGCTGGATTACAGAAGGAATTATCAAGAGAAATGCCATATCGGAAATTGCATATGACGAAGGCAGCGTGACGATTTTCGGCACAGAAGACGGGGTGGAGATAGTGCTCGGCAAGGAAGATCAGAAGGGAAGGCTGAAGAGGGCTATCTCTATCCTTGAAGACGCAAAAAAACGGGGACTCCTGATTAAGTGTATAGACGCAAGGTTTGAAAAAGGTGGAATCATCCAGGAAAGGAAGGGGTAAAATATGGATAGAGAAGACGAGCTTCTCGTAGGGGTCGATATTGGAACCACAAAGATATGTGTTGTTGTGGGGAAGGTAGTCGAGGGGAAGATAAACATAGTGGGCATAGGATCTTACCCTTCTACAGGCCTGCGAAAAGGTGTTGTTGTGAATATGGAAAGCACTATTACTTCAATAAGAAAGGCTGTAGAAGAAGCCGAATTAATGGCAGGCATAAAGATCAACAACTGCCTGGCAGGCATAGGGGGCGCTCACATCAAGAGCTTTAACAGCAACGGTGTTGTTGCAATTAAAGAGAAAGAAGTGAAACACGATGATATAGCAAGGGCGATTGATGCTGCAAAGGCAATTGCAATACCGGCAGACAGAGAACTCCTTCATGTCATCCCCCAGGAATTTATCATAGACGACCAGGACGGGATACGGGACCCCCTTGGGATTACAGGGGTCAGGCTTGAGGTAAAGGTACATATTGTTACCGGCAGCGTCTCGTCTGCACAGAATATCATAAAGTGCTGTCGTATGGCAGGGCTTACAGTAGACGATATAATACTCGGGCAGCTTGCTTCATCGGAGGCAGTTCTCACGCCCGAAGAAAGAGAGATTGGCGTTGCTCTGGTTGATATCGGAGGCGGTACAAGTGATATTGCCGTATTTTCAACGGGCAGTATAAAACATACATCGGTTTTGCCCTATGGAGGCAATAGTATTACGAATGACATTGCCATCGGATTGCGAACACCTATTGATGATGCAGAAAAGATAAAGAAGAAATACGGCTGCGCTTTTTCAAATATGATAGGTGCTAATGAAACCATTGAAGTCCCGAGCGTGGGCGGGAGAAAACCGAGAACACTTATGCGAAAAACCCTTGCAGACATAATAGAGCCCAGGGTTGAAGAAATATCCTCCATGATCTATGACGAGATCAAAAAATCAGGATTCGAAAGACTGCTTGCATCAGGCGTTGTCCTCACCGGAGGGTGTGCGAACCTTGAGGGCATTCCCGAGCTTGCCGAAAATATCTTCAACCTCCCTACAAGAAGGGGGTACCCTGTGGGCGTGGGCGGCCTTATTGATGTGGTTAATAATCCTATATATGCAACCGGGGTCGGGCTTCTTGTATATGGATTCAAGCATTCCAATATAAAGCGGCGCAAAAGGTATAATAGTAAGAAATCATTAAAGAAATTAATAAATAGTAATAATCTTCTCAACAGGATGAGGGAATGGTTTAAAGAAATTTTCTAAGGAGGTGTTGTTGTGAGCAGAGTCTTTTATATGGATGAGGATAACGGTTTTTCAGCAAAACTAAAGGTTGTAGGGGTTGGGGGCGGCGGATGTAATGCTTTAAACAACATGGTGGACGCAGGCGTTCCCGGTGTTGAGTTTATCGGAGTCAATACGGATGTCAAGTCCTTGAGTACATGTAAGGCTTCAGTTAAGATACAAATAGGAGGCAAATTGACCAGGGGGCTCGGTGCAGGTGCGGACCCGGAGGTCGGCAGGAAGGCAGCCCTGGAAGATACGGAAAAGATTATCGAACACCTGAAGGGCGCTGATATGGTCTTTATTACGTGCGGGCTTGGAGGTGGCACCGGAACAGGCGCATCTGCAGTCATCGCGGAGATTTCAAGGGAACTGGGCGCCTTAACAGTAGCAATTACGACAAAGCCCTTTTCTTTTGAAGGCAAAGACAGGATGAAACAGGCAGAAAACGGGGTAATCCAGTTAAAAACCCGAGTCGATTCTCTCATTACCATACCTAATCAGAGGCTTATGTCTATCGGCGGCAAACATATGACCATTATGGAAGCTTTTTTCAAGGCAGATGAGGTACTCCTCAATGCTGTCAGAAGTATATCAGATTTGATAGTAGGGTCAGGCCATGTAGTTGTAGATTTTGCGGATGTAAGGACCATCATGAGTGAGCGAGGGATGGCAATCATGGGTATCGGGGAATCCTCCGGTGAAAACAGGGCAAGGGATGCAGCCCAGAAGGCCATATCAAGTCCACTTCTTGAAGATATCTCTATTCACGGCGCAAGAGGGGTGCTGATAAACGTAACAGGCAATAAAGACATGACCCTCCATGAGGTGCACGAAGCCTCCTCATTAATTCAGGAACAGGCGCACGATGAAGCAAAGATCATATGGGGACTTGTCTATGATGAGAGCATGGAAAATGCGATGAGGATAACGGTCATCGCCACCGGTTTCGAAGAAAAGGCTATCGTGGATGAGGATGTACCCGATATGTTCAGCAAAAGCAGGCTTTTTGAAAGCGAAGACCTGCCTCCCTTTATGAAGAAAAAGGTTGCAATAGACTACAAAGAAATAAAGATGAAAAGCGATATCATTGATATTGACGACGACAGATACGATATCCCGACTTTTTTGAGGAAACAGGCCGACTGATTTTGGATTTTGAATGTTGGATTTTGAATTGCGGATTTTGGAATAAAATGGTTCAAGCTGTTTAAACAGCATAGCATGCAATTTTGAATTATTATGAAAAAGGTTTTATGTAAATCCAAAATCCAGAGTCCAAAGTCCAAAACAAAGGCACAACCAACAGGGCGCAAAGAGCTTCTTGCATCCGAGAACGGAACAATAGTAAAAAAATGGGGCAATAAAATCCATGTATGCGTGGTATTTCCGAACACGTACTATATAGGCATGTCCAACCTCGCCGCCCATATCCTGTATAAAACACTCAATAGTTATGATGATGTTGTCTGCGAAAGGTGTTTTCTCGAAGAGAATGGTGAATGCGTATCCATTGAGAGCGGAAGGCCTCTTAAATCTTTTGAATGCATATTTTTTACAATATCCTTTGAAATGGATTTTATAAACATCCCGAAGATTTTACGTCTTTCTTCCATACCAGTATATTCTGAAGAAAGAAAAAAGAACGATCCCATCATTGTTGCCGGGGGTATCTGCGTGATTTCAAACCCGGAGCCCATCCACAGCTTTATTGACCTCTTTATCATGGGTGACATCGAGTCAACCATCCCGGATTTTATGGAAAAGTTCAGGGAAATGAGAGGCAAAGACAGGAAAGAAGCAATTGATGAATTGAGCAAATTCGATTGGGTCTATAATCCGGCAAGGCTCAGGGTTTCGTACCAGGAAGATGGGATTGTAGGGTCTTTTACGCCGGAAGATTTTATTGTAAAGATAAACAGGTATAGAGGTAAAACCCTGGGAACATCAGCCATTGTTGCGGAAAAGACTGAATTTTCCGATATGTTCCTCGTAGAAGGGACGCGTGGCTGTCCCTCAAAATGCCCCTTCTGCCTTTTAGGCAATTCCTACCGCTTTGTCTGCGATAAAATCCTCCCGCTTAAAACCGATATGGAGGATATTGGTATTATCGGGGGAGGAGTTTCGTTCCATCCGCATCTTGTAGAAATCACTACCGCGCTTAAAGCTGCCGGCAAGCGCGTCCATTTTCCTTCCTTAAGGCTTGATGAAATTCCGCTTTCAATTATAGAGCTTATGCGGGATGAGATTAAAACATTGACCTTCGGGATTGAGGCGGGCACGGAAAGACTGAGGGTCGTTATCGGCAAGCCCTTAACGGATCAGGAGATTTACGATAAATTAAGCGCCATACTGAAAATTAAGCCCTTTAATCTGAAACTCTATTTTATGATCGGCCTGCCCGGTGAGACGATGGAAGATATAGAGGGTATTGTGGAGCTTGTGAAACACGTTAAGCATATAATGGTTAAGGAAGGCGCAAAGAGAGGTTTTGTCGGCAGCGTTACCGTCCACGCGAGTCCCTTTGTCCCGAAGCCCTCCACCCCTTTTCAGCGGTTTCCCATGAACGATATAGATGAACTAAAGGACAAGATTAACCGGTTAAAAAGATCTCTTGCCAAGGTTGATAACACATATTTTACCCATGAGTCGGTAAAGTACAGTTTTGTCCAGGCTGCACTTGCCCGGGGCGACAGAAGGCTGAAAGATATTATTCTGAAATTTGCCGACAATGTGAGCTTAAGCAGAATCATGAAGGACAGCGCCATTAATCTGAATTTTTACGCACTGAGAGAGCGGGGCAAGGACGAGATTATGCCGTGGGATTTTATAAAGGTTCAGTAATACTTTTCAGGTTGTTTTCTTAGCTGGTCAACGTCATGAAACAAATCCTCATCTGCGGCGCTCTGCCGCGCCTTGCGATCCTCCGACGTACGTTAAGTATAGTTTTACGGGCTGCAAAGCTTGCATCTCATCTACATCTGAAGAATTTCTTCCATGACGTCGCCCACTCCAAGCCGGATTAGCACCAACCTTCGCGCTGGTGCTAATCCGGCAGAAAAAAGGAGGCTTTATACCAATAATGCGAATTGATATTAGAAAAGCTATTCACATTATTAGGAATGTCCCGATAGTCCCCTTCAAAAACAGCGTCATACCGGCGAAAGCCGGTATCCAGAGGTGTTTAATTTTCTGGATGTTCAAACTAATTCAAATCCAATCGACAAATCCGGTGGAATAACGTTTATTCGGAGTTATCTTCTTTTATTAATAATCATCTGAATTGTAGTGTTATCCAGTTAGGAGATCATGGAAAAAGCTGTTTAATTTTATCAATTTTATTGAATAATTACTTGAACATTGATATTATCCATAAAACTATATAATAACTGATTATGCCCAAGGATAGAGATATAAGATGAGCAAAATAATCAATAAAGAAAAAATGATGATCGTAGAATCCATCAACAGAAGACCGTATGGTGCTAAGTTGTCTGTTCTGCTTGATGATTCAACACGCATGATACTTCACGGTGAGGCATGTTTGTTGACCAATACCGGCTACATTGTCAAGGTCTGTCCAACAAAATCGCCATCTACTAATGAATCCTAAACTGCATCTGGGTTTCGAGCATGGGAAATCTTTGTGGAAGGATTCGCTACGGCAGGAGAAGCCGAGAAAAAGGGGCTTGAGATAGCTTTTGGAATATTGTGGGGAGCAATCTCTGAAAACTACTCCGTTCGTCTTCAGTATCAGACTCCTCTGCCTTGCGTGGTCTATGACCGTTCAAGGCAAGGATCAGGCGCTTTTCTCACGGCAAGCGCCACCGTTATATTTGGAAAACCTCTGGCAAGTATTACAAATGCGATTGATGAAGGGCTTTCGTCCAAGGAAAGTGGTAATGAGAAGCTCATGCTGGCAATGGAGCTTTTTGCTTCCGCTAGGCAGGAATCAACGGAAAGATCACGCTTTATTGGCCTGGTTTCATCTCTGGAGCCTTTGGCAGAGCAGCAGGTCTTTACCCCTGAAATATCCACAGTGATAGATCATTTTAAGGGCCAGATCAAGGACTTGAAACTACCTTCCCGCATTGAGGCATCGTTGTTGGGGCAAACAGAGGGCCTATATACCGAGTCTGTTTCGAGTGCAATACGCAGACTAATCAATGAAACTCTGCCTGATGACAGTAAGGCATTGCATGTCATAGAAGATGCCTACAATTTACGGAGCCGCATTCTGCACGACGGCACCACCGATGCGGATTTGAATCAAAAGAGTCGGGAAGTGGAGGCCGTTGTGAGGCAGGTTATCGCCTCCAGAGCCGCTC is a genomic window containing:
- the murB gene encoding UDP-N-acetylmuramate dehydrogenase; this translates as MRDWGIKGTVLTDVPMKRYTSMKVGGPVKYLVYPADEADLLKAMRILRDEGVKYRFVGNGTNIIVDDKGFKGAIIRITKIRCLQYKRTQKGAVVKVSGGASLKGFIKDSAIRGLAGLEKLYWIPGTVGGGIKMNAGSFGVSISDVLEGVTVVNDKGNITTFDKKALSFNYRSSPVKITECVINAVFRLNSGDRNKIQEDMEYVLVERKKRHPMEFPSSGSIFRSVGKEPAWQYVEKAGLCGFRIGDACVSEKHTNFIVNLGRATAHDIKTLIERIKKEVFEKLGVALEEEVEMWGFDS
- a CDS encoding D-alanine--D-alanine ligase, which gives rise to MKEKKIGVLMGGKSSEREISLKSGKAILQSLIRCGYNAVGIDAENNLVDSLKKQKIQVVFIALHGRWGEDGTVQGLLEMMGIPYTGSGVLGSAISMDKGIMKMLLDRIGLPTPAYAVCHAGDKVKFPVPFVAKPANEGSTIGISIVRNIKEKDEAIKNALKYDNKILIEKYIQGQEITVGIANNEVLPVIQVKPLKGFYDFEAKYTKGMTEYIIPAKISKKVEKRAQDYALTVYKAFGLSGCARIDMMVDGDIPLIIDINTSPGMTETSLVPKAWEYLDRSFDNLVEEIIKGASLKT
- a CDS encoding FtsQ-type POTRA domain-containing protein translates to MKKILYIFFLVPVCILSMLTTIYIFSKDEPLFFIKNIRINGASQLEDNDIMGRISPFMRGNLFRIDVQKIKEVVTSHPFVKEVRIKRVFPFSIIIDVKEKTPSALWVNNEGVISVLDEYGEPYKRLTKGEIKNMFVINAGNKTDVKSLYRETNGWITEGIIKRNAISEIAYDEGSVTIFGTEDGVEIVLGKEDQKGRLKRAISILEDAKKRGLLIKCIDARFEKGGIIQERKG
- the ftsA gene encoding cell division protein FtsA, which codes for MDREDELLVGVDIGTTKICVVVGKVVEGKINIVGIGSYPSTGLRKGVVVNMESTITSIRKAVEEAELMAGIKINNCLAGIGGAHIKSFNSNGVVAIKEKEVKHDDIARAIDAAKAIAIPADRELLHVIPQEFIIDDQDGIRDPLGITGVRLEVKVHIVTGSVSSAQNIIKCCRMAGLTVDDIILGQLASSEAVLTPEEREIGVALVDIGGGTSDIAVFSTGSIKHTSVLPYGGNSITNDIAIGLRTPIDDAEKIKKKYGCAFSNMIGANETIEVPSVGGRKPRTLMRKTLADIIEPRVEEISSMIYDEIKKSGFERLLASGVVLTGGCANLEGIPELAENIFNLPTRRGYPVGVGGLIDVVNNPIYATGVGLLVYGFKHSNIKRRKRYNSKKSLKKLINSNNLLNRMREWFKEIF
- the ftsZ gene encoding cell division protein FtsZ → MDEDNGFSAKLKVVGVGGGGCNALNNMVDAGVPGVEFIGVNTDVKSLSTCKASVKIQIGGKLTRGLGAGADPEVGRKAALEDTEKIIEHLKGADMVFITCGLGGGTGTGASAVIAEISRELGALTVAITTKPFSFEGKDRMKQAENGVIQLKTRVDSLITIPNQRLMSIGGKHMTIMEAFFKADEVLLNAVRSISDLIVGSGHVVVDFADVRTIMSERGMAIMGIGESSGENRARDAAQKAISSPLLEDISIHGARGVLINVTGNKDMTLHEVHEASSLIQEQAHDEAKIIWGLVYDESMENAMRITVIATGFEEKAIVDEDVPDMFSKSRLFESEDLPPFMKKKVAIDYKEIKMKSDIIDIDDDRYDIPTFLRKQAD